The Stenotrophomonas indicatrix DNA segment TCGCTCGGTCTGTTCCACAAGTCCATCAACGGCTATATCGTCGAGACGGTGCGCACCAATGATCCGGCCTACGGTGGTTTCGACGTGACCCAGCCGATCAATGGCCGCAAGGCCACGGTGCGTGGTGCGGAGCTGAACTGGCAGCAGCAGCTGGCCTTCCTGCCCGCCGGCCTGGACGGCCTGCTGGTGGGCGCCAGCGGCACCTGGCTGGATACCGAATTCGACGCGGGCATCGAGGATCGCGCCGGTGAGGACTTCACCCTGCCGCGTGCCTCCAAGCACGTGTACAGCGCCCACATCGGCTACGAAAAGTACGGTCTCAGCACGCGTCTGGCGGCGGTCTACCGCAGCGAGTACCTGGACAGTATCGGCAAGGGCCGTGCGTTCGATATCTACGTGGCGCCCAACACCCAGCTCGACTTCTCGCTGGACTACAAGTTCAACGCGAACGTGAGCGTGTATTTCGAAGCGCAGAACCTGCTGGACAAGCCGTTGGAGCTGTACCAGGGCACGCGCTCGCGCACCCTGCAGATGGAGGAATATGGCCGCACCTACGCCGTAGGCCTGAAGGTGGCGCTGTGATGGCGCGCGGCATGACCCTGATGGCCGCCTCGCTGGCAGCCGTTCTTGCCGCCGGCTGCACGCCGGCAGCGGACAAGGCGCCTGCAGCGGCTGCGGCGACGGGCGCTGTGGCCCCCGTCGAACGCAAGGTGGTGACCATCGCCGAGGCCTTCCTGACCCCGATGACCCCGGCCGACAACATCGATTCGCCCGCCTCCTGGCAGGCACCGGATGGCAAGACCTGGCTGATCGCCACGGCCAAGGCCACCGACAAGCTGGTGGTCTACGACGGCAGCAATGGCCAGCACCTGCGTGACGTCGGCAGCACCGGCACCGGCCTGGGCCAGTTCGATCGTCCCAATGGCATCGCGATGATCGATGACCTGCTGTGGATCGTCGAGCGCGACAATCATCGCGTGCAGGTGCTTTCGCTGCCGGACTTCACTCCGCTGGCCACCTTCGGTGCCGACGACCTGCGCAAGCCCTACGGCCTGTGGGTGGATCGTCGAGCCGATGGCTACAGCGTCTACGTCACCGACTCCTGGGACAACGGCGAGGATGCACAGGGCAAGGACATCCTGCCGCCGCTGGCCGAGCTGGACAAGCGCGTGCGCCAGTACCACGTGACCCGCGACGGTACCAGGGTCCAGGCAACGCTGTCGGCCAGCATCGGTGATACCAGCGAAGCCGGCGCGCTGCGCGTGGTCGAATCGATCTGGGGTGATCCGGCCAATGATCGCCTGCTGATCGCCGAAGAGGACGAAAGCTACGCCAGCGAATTCAAGGTCTACACCCTGGCCGGGCGCTTCACCGGCACCACCTTCGGTCGCGACGTGTTCAAGGCGCAGGCCGAAGGCGTGATGCTGCGCACCTGCGGCAAGGATGGCTGGTGGATCACCACCGAGCAGGGCAAGCAGCGCAGCGTGTTCCATCTGTTCGACCGCCACACGCTGAAGCCGGTGGGCGCGTTCCAGGGCAATACCGTGGCCAACACCGATGGCATCTGGATGATGCAGCAGCCGACACCGCGATTCCCGCACGGTGCGTTGTATGCGGTGCACGATGACCAGGGCGTGGTGGCATTCGATTGGGAGAGCATTGCCAAGCAGTTGGCCCTGCCGCTGGAGTGCGGTTCGTGAGCGCGCGTTCGATGCGCGTGCTCGCGATCGGCTTGTTGTTGGCATTGCCATCGCTGGCGATGGCGGCGGCCGAGCCCAACACCCAGGTGCCGTCGGGCAGCCGTTACTACGCGGCGGCACCGGTGCCGGACCGCATCGTTGCTTCTCCGTCGGTCGACCCCAGCCACGGTTTCGCGGTGGCCTGGCGCACCGATGGCAGCGTGCAGTCGCCGTTGCTGGAGATCGCACTGGCCGACGATTCACCGGCCATCGAAGGCATCCGCCAGGTGCGCGCAACGACCCAGGTGCTGCAGACCGAGAATGGTCTGTCGCATCATCATCGCGCCGACATCGATGGCCTGCAGCCGGACACCCTGTATGTCTATCGCGTGCAGGGCAATGGCAGCTGGAGCGCGTGGAACCAGCTGCGCACGCTGGCCGCTGCCGGCCAGCCACTGACCCTGCTGTATTTCGGTGATACCCAGAACAAGAATGTCAGTCACGTCAGCCGCGTGGTGCGGGCTGCGCAGAAGGCTGCACCAGATGCGCGGATCAGCCTGTTCGCCGGTGACCTGGTCAGTGGTGGTGACAACATGGACGACAGCGAATGGGGCGAATGGTTCGCCGCCACCAGCTGGCTGGCGCAGGAGACACTGGTGGCGCCGGCGATCGGCAACCACGAGTATTTCGAGGAATTCGAGGACACCCCGCAGGAACGTCGCGTGCTGGGCCGTCATTGGCCGATGACCTTCGCCCTGCCAGGCAACGGTGCCAATGCGGCGGCGGGTACCAGCTACTGGTTCGATGCGCAGGGTGTGCGCGTGGCCGTGGTCGATGGCACTTCGGCGCTGGATCTCGGCACCGCCAAGGCGCAGGCGCAGTGGCTGGACAAGGTGCTGGCCGGCAACCGGCAGCCGTGGACGATCGTGCTGCTGCACCAGCCGTTCTATTCACCGCGTGAGGGCCGCGAGAACGCCGCCCTGCGCAAGGTGCTGCTGCCGGTGGTGCGACGCCACAAGGTGGATCTGGTGCTGCAGGGGCATGACCACACCTACGGCCGTCGCGGTGAAGGGCAGGCGGCAACGCCGCAGTACGTGGTGACCGTAGCAGGGCCGAAGCAGTACCGGCTGTCGGACGAAGCACGCAGGACGATGGAACCTGTGGGCGAGGACACCCAACTGTTCCAGGTGTTGCGTATCGATCCGCAGCACCTGCGTTATGAAGCGCGCACGGTCACCGGACGCCTGTACGACGCCTTCGAGCTGAAGCGCGATGACAATGGCGGCAAGCAGCGGGTGGAGCAGCAGGAAGGACGAATTGCCCCGCGTGACTGCGCGCGCGCCCAGACCGCCAAGGGCCGTACCGACCGCTGCTGGGAGTGAGGACAGACCGATGAGCATGCGCCCGCGCATCGTTCCGATGGTCGCTATCGCCGTTGCCCTGCTGCTGATGGGCAGCGTGGTGGCTGCCGCGGATTCGGTTTTGCACCCGTTCCTGGCCGCACCGCTGAAGCAGGCGCCGCTGGAAAGAAAGACGGGCGGGTGATCAGGGAAGGCATGAAGTAGATCCACGCCATGCGTGGATTGAATCTTCCCGTACACCATCCACGCATGGCGTGGATCTACTGCATCGCGTCCAGGAACAGTTCTGCTTCATCCGTGCCGCCCAGCACTGCGGCGACAGCGCGTAGCGCCGCTTCGCGATGGACGGGACGGATCCCGCCATCATCGTCATCGCTGTACAGGTCCTCATCGGCCTCCAGGTAAACGCTGCCGGCGGCCGCCAGCGCGGCCATCAGTGTCGGAAGGTCCGCAACGAAGTCACTGCCCTCCCAATGCCCCGCGCCATGACGGGCGAACAGCACGCGGCCATCGTTGATGTCGAGGATGAGAGGATCGGCGCCACGGTCGGCGATCACCAGCCAGTGCGCTGGCCAGTCGCCGATCGGTTCGCCATCAATGCCATTCCAGCGGTAGCCCGCCTGACAGGCCCACAGGCGCTGCAACGGCGGCAGCCACACCTCTACGCCCGGAATGGTGATGCCGCTGGGGCCTTTTGCAGCGTTGAATACCTCACCGAACGGGCCGACGTGTGCATAGAATCCGGCTAGCACGTCCGGCAACGGGAATGGTCCTTGCCACGCATCAGCGTGTTGCGGTTGCAGGGGGCCGAAGCGGGCAAACGTGGCGCGGAGATCATCCATGACGAGGGCAGGGCGGAGGCGGAAGAGCACGCAGCCTAGCAGAGCCGGTCGCACGCATCGCCTTCACCGCCACTGGCTATCATGGCCGCCCAGCAACAGAGAGGCGGTGCAGGTGTCGGTAGCGTTGGTATGGTTCCGTCGGGACCTGAGGTTGCAGGACAATCCGGCGCTGCAGGCAGCGCTGGAAGCGGGCCACGATGTGGTGCCGGTGTACATCCACGCGCCGCACGAAGAGGGCGAGTGGGCGCCGGGCGCGGCCTCCAATGCGTGGCGCCATCGTTCGCTGGCAGCGCTGGATGCCGACCTGCGTGCACGGGGTTCATCGCTGGTCCTGCGCGCCGGTGACAGCCTGCCGACCCTGCTGGAGCTGGTGCAGCAGACC contains these protein-coding regions:
- a CDS encoding phytase, whose protein sequence is MARGMTLMAASLAAVLAAGCTPAADKAPAAAAATGAVAPVERKVVTIAEAFLTPMTPADNIDSPASWQAPDGKTWLIATAKATDKLVVYDGSNGQHLRDVGSTGTGLGQFDRPNGIAMIDDLLWIVERDNHRVQVLSLPDFTPLATFGADDLRKPYGLWVDRRADGYSVYVTDSWDNGEDAQGKDILPPLAELDKRVRQYHVTRDGTRVQATLSASIGDTSEAGALRVVESIWGDPANDRLLIAEEDESYASEFKVYTLAGRFTGTTFGRDVFKAQAEGVMLRTCGKDGWWITTEQGKQRSVFHLFDRHTLKPVGAFQGNTVANTDGIWMMQQPTPRFPHGALYAVHDDQGVVAFDWESIAKQLALPLECGS
- a CDS encoding metallophosphoesterase, whose translation is MRVLAIGLLLALPSLAMAAAEPNTQVPSGSRYYAAAPVPDRIVASPSVDPSHGFAVAWRTDGSVQSPLLEIALADDSPAIEGIRQVRATTQVLQTENGLSHHHRADIDGLQPDTLYVYRVQGNGSWSAWNQLRTLAAAGQPLTLLYFGDTQNKNVSHVSRVVRAAQKAAPDARISLFAGDLVSGGDNMDDSEWGEWFAATSWLAQETLVAPAIGNHEYFEEFEDTPQERRVLGRHWPMTFALPGNGANAAAGTSYWFDAQGVRVAVVDGTSALDLGTAKAQAQWLDKVLAGNRQPWTIVLLHQPFYSPREGRENAALRKVLLPVVRRHKVDLVLQGHDHTYGRRGEGQAATPQYVVTVAGPKQYRLSDEARRTMEPVGEDTQLFQVLRIDPQHLRYEARTVTGRLYDAFELKRDDNGGKQRVEQQEGRIAPRDCARAQTAKGRTDRCWE